tagaagttttagtattttttgtttttattttactaagggtagttttgtcattgggAAAAacgttgacaatttttgatagtttgaggaggaaattgtcacaattaaaagtttaaggggacattgtcaattaggtggtagtttgaggggggtatatagactttcccctttattttttgaattcttttttattttctcttagtgagaattaatattatgttaaattgttaatgaCAACAATAGgaatttacaaatataatatgttagtcatataattaattaaatcgtATATGATATTACTGAAGAAGATCAGAGcaagatattgatttgatttagaAGTACCGTGATTTGCAGAGATTTTCGAATATTTAGATCGTTTAGTTGAACTTAATTTTTCGGACGTTGATTTGTATAGATAAATATTAGTTGAACCcactatcttttattttttaaccttttgaattcttcttttcttttttcttaattgagaattaatattatattatattgttaattacaTGCAGCTGTAGGATTGTAGGAACTTACAAATATAATAGATTagtcatataattatttaaatcatatatgataattgagcgaaatttaaggagaaaatcaCGACCTTTAATTAATTTACGAAATTGAAATGCACTTGTGCAATATATTCTTCTCACAGCATTTTCCCATAacgttggtatatatatatatatatatatatatatatataaaataaaaataaataaataaataaaaagaccatGTTTAAGCCTTTTCATAGTGGACAAGGCTTAGGTGCGTTCAAAACGATTGTGTTTtggtcaataaaaaaataatttttatattaaatattaaaataattaataattaaaaaataaaaatattaaaaaactaaaactattaaaaaattaaaacaaagaaaaggaaattgagGGAGAgggcgagaaagagagagagatgggagagTCAGACacagtttttaatatttttatttaagcattattgattattttaataattaatgtaaaaagttatttcttttataaacgATTGTTTAAGCCCTGCCCTTTCATAGTCTGCggaattacaaaaaataaaaataaaacaataacagTGCTTGCCAGCTGTTAAGCATTATACCAATAATGCTTGCCACTTGATTTCATCCACCATGCAATTAGCTCCACGTGTCCATACCTGATTTCACTCTTCCTTCCTTGAAACCAGCAGACTTCCTCTTCCTTAATTCCTTTCTCTTTTCACAAACCAGACGAAGGTTCCTTTCTCTTTTCGCAAACCAGACGTCGATCTcctccttcttcctttcttctcgCCCTAGTTCCATCTCTTAGCTAGTTAGGCTTAACATCCTCAGATTAAACCCTACCAAAGAAACGCCTTACCCCAAAATGGACGGCGCCATCGTTTTTTGGGCAAATGCGGACCCAGTGACGGCGTTTCATCTAAAAACGCCGCCATTGCTGACCCATTAGACGACGTTTCATCTAAAAACGCCGCCATTGATGGCCCATTACCGGCGGCAGCACAAAACGCCGGCATATGCTGTTTTAGACGGCGTTTTTATAAAACGCCGGAATTGGAAACGCCGGCCTaaggtgttttttttgtagtgactctCCAGTTCTTTCCATAATCGTCAGCTTTGTTTCGCCAAtagggccttattaaaaaaggTGAGATCTCGAAAACCCATCCCACCCGAAGCTTTGGCCATACCCATCTttccccaactcatccaattaGTATGGGTTTCATTATCTTGATGATCCCACCAAAATTTTCGCATTTGGGAATTGATATTCAAACAAAGGCCTTTTGGCAATAGAAAAATGCTCATATAGTAGGACAGAATAGCCTGAATTACTGCCTTAAGTAGTGTTGTGCGTGACTTTCCCACCAAAGCCGAGAGACCCAAATAAGTGTCATAACGTTGGGTAGCCGGTATCCCTGCCATTGCCAAAATTGCTTCCTTCTCCACCCTTGTcgaatttttgctaaaaaacaaggaggtcttattattatttagtcGCTAGCCTCACGCTTTTTCATTGAGCtacaaaatattattcaatCTTTCCCACTGTGAGATGCTAGCCCTGCAAAATAACAGATTGTCGTCCGCAAAGAATATGTGACTTATCCAAGGGCCCCTTCTAGAAGTGGGTACCCCCATCAAAGCTCCCAACCCATTAGCATTGGTTATCATGGAACTCAAAGACTCAACACATAAGAGGGACATATATAGGGAAATAGGATCTCCCTATCTAATACCCCTCTCCAGAATAATTTTCCATACGTAATAGTATTAGTTGCTTAGTTATTGTTCATAGCAGTAGTTTATTAGTAACTGTATCTAACTGTCGCAgaggtttaattaattaaggtggTATTTATGGTGGTCGGTTCGGTCTACATGATCAGTGCAAgaatcaaatattaattaagctCAAATATCCTTACAGAGAATCAATGGCATTAATCCAGCTGTCCGTGATTTATGTAATTTGCCTGTTAtagttagttaattaattaatatgggTTGGTTGATTCTCATTAATATTTATAATCTTTGATTGACTGAAATTGATATTTAGATTCTCATATATAATTGATACCTGCAATTGCAGTTGCAtgtcaaattaattttacaacaatctTTCCTTAACGTACGGCTTTTTCCCAACGCCCTTTATTTTGGATTCATCTTTCCTTTCTAAACACAATATGCATGCCTTAATAATATcagttttaattaataaaatcagatttaataaaatttcttatgatttacttacaaaagaaaaactagttATCTTCCCCCTCCTCCTAGTTATCTTATTTGTATTCTAGTGCGCTTCAATTTCATAATACTTCTATTTAATTGATACGAAgaaaaataacatcaaaataaTTGCATACCATTGATAAATAATTAAACACTAGAAGCAATTAATTAGACATACAATACTAGTGTGgaataaagaaattatttatgttaattttttgataaattacattaaaatataatataattttatattgattaattGTAAGGCTGCCCTTACATTAACGAGATCCTAGCTCCGCCACTGCCAATGGGTCCAATTCCACAATTCCTACGAGAGTTATTGAGGACATGACAGGGCTTGACTTTGATCACACTATAGGACTTGAAATTAATTAAAGCCAAATTATATTATACAGCTATAGTAATATTGattttacacacacacacaaacaagtacGTATAATATTGAAGTAGTAGAGAATGTGAGCTTGAATATGTCTTAACttaatattatgaaataattgtaaaataaaaatgtagtatgtACTCTAAATAGTAAATACGACACTCATGTCCCACTACTAATTGGCCATTGTGCaaattaacataataaaatatgtaataaaaaaaataataaagtagatAGCATTAGTGTTTTACtgaagacaaaacaaaaaaatggcgCCAAATGTGTCGATGTCATGGGAGATGTTTTTGGTCGACCAAAATCTAAAGAGTTCTATGATGGGCCCCATCTCAGATGTACTCATGCCTCTCTCGTCTTGTTTATATATTGCTCATCACCTCGCCCCTTCACGcctcctctctcttttctccaccactctctctctctctctctctctctctctctctctctctctcttttgttgcTTTGTCTTGGATTCATATAGCCCATTTtgtcttccttcttttttatttctgaaTATATATAGGGCCTTTTGTCTTTTGGTTTCAGACAAAGtaccctacaaaaaaaaaaagaaactgatCAAGGGGTAAGGGTAAGTTGTCCTGGGAGGGGGATAGATTGACTATTGTTAGCCCTAGAAAGGGACACGTGGCGGAATGAAGGAGAGTGGCAGGAAACAAGGTGCTCCTTCACCATGCGCAGCATGCAAGCTTCTGAGGAGGAGATGTGCTGAGGACTGTGTTTTTGCTCCTTATTTTCCAGCTGATGAACCCCAGAAGTTTGCTAACGTGCACAAGGTCTTTGGTGCCAGCAATGTCAACAAAATGTTACAGGTTCGCTTTCTTCTTATCTTtcaaataaatcaataaataacgattttttttttttgccttaaatcATTCCTTTTACAGCAAAAGACCAACTCTAGAGTAAGACTAATTCTTAATTATTTGGATGAGATCCTGTGATATCTATGGGCTTTTTTCTACTTCCTTTGCAAGGCTGTTTCTGTATTTTGTTGTCACGTAATTTGAAATAATCCTGAGTTCAATCTTATCATTTTAACCTGAATATGTCTTAAGGTTTGTGCTATGTTCTAATTGTAGATCGGCGGGGGATTGTGCGACAACTTACTGACATGCATTGTGCGAGCATGGGATTACAGCAAGCCTTTCTTTGTTGCACCTGCCATGAACACGTTGATGTGGAACAATCCTTTCACGGAACGACATATCATGTCGATTGACGAGCTTGGCATTTCTCTCATTCCACCTGTCACGAAGAGGCTGGCTTGTGGGGATTATGGCAATGGTGCAATGGCTGAACCTTCTCTAATATACTCAACTGTAAGGCTTTTCTTAGAGTCAAAGATTCAACAAGATGGCGGTAATACTGAGCAACTTTTCTAACAAAAGTTGGCATTTGTAGAGGAGATGGAAGAGTTAGTTAACACGTTATGTATAACATGCTAGGTTTGTTGTAGTCCTTTGATCTTGTTGTATCAGGTGCATTGTGTTTTTACTTGTGCTTGGTGGTCTGTCTATCTGGTGACAGTGAAGCTCTTACAACCTCTATTCGATTAAGGGTGAAGATTAAGCACGCtgacaaaattattattattattatttttttattaaaaaattaaaaaaaaaaaattgttgcttGGCGTTCAGAGCACGCGCGTGTTCTGAATCACGGCTCTTCCATTAAATAAGATGGTAAATCAAGATTTGATGTTGTTGTATTTAATGGTGTAGATGATGCTACATCATTTTAACCGTATTAAtggctaaccgcttaaccgctataaccgtctagcggttagcggttattgggtttactaactataaccactaactgcctttttatgtaatatatttttatgattataattaaaaatatatttatacatataacataatcacttgattattaaatcataatttttttgaaaaataattaaatcacaatttgagtattaatatattatcactataatttatatgattatatcatataatcacttgatcattaaatcacaatttttttttaaataattaaatcacaatttgagtattaatatattatcactataatttagatgattatatcacatgatcaattgatcattaaatcatttgattatataataaaaattatcatatataatatgacataacttataagtataccaattcatactagtacaacaattaaatatctagagacttatttttaatgtatgttataaacttataagtctatattttttatttttcaatattggttctttttatagcaattgggcctaagaatacactaaaaaaaaaaaagcccaaaaaggcctaaagaaagcccaaaaagccaaaaaaaaaacccaattttaaaaaagcggttagcgagcggttatctattttactaaccgctaagtggttagcggttattagccttgacacccctaatcCTACCTTTATCCCATTACACTGATGTGACAATATTTATTGGCTCTTAGATTAATATCACATTAGCCCAAGGAGAAGGTGTGATGGGGGTTTGGTTTTTAgcatttcttgaaaaaaaaaaataaataaatgataagtGAACGCTTTCTTAATATTTAACCTTGTGAATTATTCTTTTACTTGACAATATTTGGACAATTTTTAACCATTCATAAATTTAACTAAAGTTCACTACATTacatattttcacttttttaaatgTATTAACAATCTCATATGTAATAGTATTAGTTGCTTAGTAATTTTTCATAGCGGTAGTTTATTAGTAACTGCATCTAcctcgaattaaaaaaaaaaatctataaatccACGTCTCAGTGAGTAATCAACGCTCGCAACTATGGTAATGATACAAACCATATTTAAAACATCACATGCAACAATTCATCGTCTTTGAAATAAGATAGAAAATGTTGTTACCGTACACAATAATtaatgaacaatatagaatcgaaaaaaaaagagagagtcgAAACGCATATTTAATGTAGTTCaacaatgtgcctacgtccacagagagGGGGTTGTATTTTGCTTttaataaaccctaaaccctacttgtacgGACTTATTAAAGAAATCTCCAAAATATCCCGTATTGTACCTCAGAGGCATTGCCCCCGCACACCCACCCCCCCATAACCTAATCATTCCCCGCCCCGCGAAATCTTTAAGCTAAAGTAGGCCATTAAAAAATAACCTGAAACCGAACCGACCGAAaccggaaaccgggaaaccggggaccggttccggttccggttcccaaaaaaaaaaaaaccggggaccccggttccggtcccggtttttggcacccggtaaaaaccgggaaaaccggaaccgggtcttattttattaaataatatttatatattattatattgtatatatatattaatattttataattcttttagtcttttacaCAACGTTTAGGACCTTAAGCAATTAGGTTTCTCACTTTTCCGgttttgaaggttttaaaatgatttttagggtattttaaaaaatttgaatttttatttctaaggctcatataggcaaaaacattgactttttaggatttttaggcttttttaggtttattttttaattatttggaacaatcacaataaagcctctttaatttagaca
This genomic interval from Corylus avellana chromosome ca3, CavTom2PMs-1.0 contains the following:
- the LOC132174134 gene encoding phosphopantothenoylcysteine decarboxylase-like codes for the protein MKESGRKQGAPSPCAACKLLRRRCAEDCVFAPYFPADEPQKFANVHKVFGASNVNKMLQIGGGLCDNLLTCIVRAWDYSKPFFVAPAMNTLMWNNPFTERHIMSIDELGISLIPPVTKRLACGDYGNGAMAEPSLIYSTVRLFLESKIQQDGGNTEQLF